CGAATTGATGATAGAGTTCTTTGATCTTCATGGTATCAATTTTACGATTAAACGATTGCCAGTGTCAGCGACGATCACTTGATCTTTTGAATTTACAGTAAGTCCCCAGGGAGTTAAAAACTCCCCTTGTCGCATTCCTGTTTTTCCAAATCTGCCTAATATTTTACCGGTTAAATCTGTTTTAGTGACCCGACCTGCTCCATATTCCACGATATAGAGCACTTCATTCGTCCGGTCGATGGCAATGTCATAAGGGTAATAGAGTGGAATTCCCCCCGTTTTTGTGCCCAAAATTTCTAAAAATGTGCCCTCATCCGAAAATACCTGAATTCGATTATTGTCCGCATCAGCGACATAGATTTTCCCATTATGCCAAACCATTCCGGCAGGTCGCTGAAATTCCCCAGGGTTGGTGCCGACTTTTCCAAATTCCAGCAGAAATTCTCCCTGCTCGGAAAATTTTTGAATCCGATTATTCTTACCAAATTCACAGACAAAAATGTTTCCCTCTGGATCCTGGACTACGGAGACCGGGTAAATAAATTGTCCCGGTTCAACACCATATTCGCCAAGGATTTTTTGAACATTTCCTTGTTCGTCAAAAAATATCACCCGGTGGTAATGTGTGTCAGCAACTGCAATTTGACCATTTTTTAAAAAGCAGACCCCCTCAGGCTTTCCTACATCAGATTCGGGCATCTTCCACTGTCTGATTAATTCATTATTCGAATCATAAATCAGAACGCGACCAGCATTGTCAAGTACATAGAGTTCGTCATAGGGCCCGACATTGACGCTGCGCGGCGCGGGAATCATGATCCCTTCCGATGGCACCGGCCACTGCGTAATCTTGGAGAAGACGAGTTCCGGTGCTGAATCAGAAGAGCACCCTGAATTGAATAACAGGCACAAGAACAACATTAATAAGCGAATCGAAATTCGATCCCCTTTTTGCAGTTCTGGCCTGACTGGACGATGGTACAAGGTCTGGGTGGCCTGGGACTCTCTGTGAGTCACAATGACTTCTTCGACCGAACCACTGAATAGAGTTGATTTGACTTCCCACAAACTCAGTTCATCTTTGTCTAACGTGATCTGCTCAGCGCGAACCAGATTGGATTCATGGTTGTCTTGTTGACGTTTCGACGGAATATTCATCGAGACAAGATCGTTGACTGGACCCAAATAAGTAGCCGCTTGATACGAGTGAGGAGTATCATACAATACGCTTACTTCGCCAGAATAAATAACCTTACCTTGGTCGAGACAAATCACGTATTCCGCTTCTCTCAACACAAGCTCTGGCTGATGCGTTGAAAAGACAAGCGATGTATTATTTTCCTGACAATGTTCCCGGATTGTATTCCAGTATAAAGGCCAATGGGTCTGATCGACATGGATCAATGGCTCATCCATCACTAAGACTTTTGCTTTACTGGCCAGTGCCCGGGCGACTGCTAAACGTGAAGCCTCTCCCTGTGAAATTTGTCCGGGGTATTGATTGCGAACCTCTGTCAAACCCAATGTGGTGAGTAGTTCGTCCACAGTTTCCTGTCGAGAATCAGGGTTGGGGTGAACCAGCATTAAGTGGTCCTGAACTGTATATTGCGGCCACAAACCGAGATTATGGGGGACCCAAAACAGATCGAGATCAGCGTTAGCCTGAAACCCATCATTCGTGCGAGTAATGTTTCCCCGATCGGGAACTTCATAAGCGATCAGTAAATTCAGTAAAGAGGTTTTTCCCGCGCCAGAATATCCCATGATTGCAGTCACGCCTCGTGGGATCTCAAGATCAACCCCATCTAAACGGACGCCGGACGCAGACATCAGGCTGACATGATTCAGTGACCACAACAAGGTATCTGATTGTAAGGTGTCAATAGTCATCGTTTTATTAAGTCTCAGTCAGACCCGAACGGTTTGAACTTAAAATCCACAGTTTTTTGACAAGCGGGAACAGCAACAGACTTACGCAAACAGGAATGCATAGACTGAGAAAGGTGATTCCAGACAACATTGAATTCTGCCCGTAATGCATCAGATTATAAAGGCGGACAGTTGAAGGTTGCGCCTTATTTGGCGCCAATATGGAACTGAGGGTGACATTCCAATAGGCCCAGAAGGCAAGGATCGCAATTGCCCAATATTGCATTTTTCCATTCACTGACCAGAGTAATTGGACTCCCTTGAGTGCTTGTGTTTTATGTTTTGACCGACTCAACAGCCGCGCCAGATAGAGGGCATCGTTTTTGGTTTGGGGCAGAAAGATCAATTTCAAAAAAACGGCTCTGGGAAAAAGAAACAGCACCATCGCGAGAATGATCGCCAGAGGAGTATCGTACAGCCAATAACCGTAATTCGTTAACAATAATGAGGCTATCAAAAGCGCCAGAGTCAAAGCACCACAAAGGCCGGGTAGACAGCAGAGACAACCCAGGATTTTGATTTGGGAACTCTGCTTTGTGGCAAAGAAAATGTTAGCCAGCCCCCAGGCGGCAATACCAGAGGTCAACCCATACACGAGCCCCCAGGCGGATTCCTGTA
This genomic interval from Gimesia alba contains the following:
- a CDS encoding ATP-binding cassette domain-containing protein, whose product is MTIDTLQSDTLLWSLNHVSLMSASGVRLDGVDLEIPRGVTAIMGYSGAGKTSLLNLLIAYEVPDRGNITRTNDGFQANADLDLFWVPHNLGLWPQYTVQDHLMLVHPNPDSRQETVDELLTTLGLTEVRNQYPGQISQGEASRLAVARALASKAKVLVMDEPLIHVDQTHWPLYWNTIREHCQENNTSLVFSTHQPELVLREAEYVICLDQGKVIYSGEVSVLYDTPHSYQAATYLGPVNDLVSMNIPSKRQQDNHESNLVRAEQITLDKDELSLWEVKSTLFSGSVEEVIVTHRESQATQTLYHRPVRPELQKGDRISIRLLMLFLCLLFNSGCSSDSAPELVFSKITQWPVPSEGIMIPAPRSVNVGPYDELYVLDNAGRVLIYDSNNELIRQWKMPESDVGKPEGVCFLKNGQIAVADTHYHRVIFFDEQGNVQKILGEYGVEPGQFIYPVSVVQDPEGNIFVCEFGKNNRIQKFSEQGEFLLEFGKVGTNPGEFQRPAGMVWHNGKIYVADADNNRIQVFSDEGTFLEILGTKTGGIPLYYPYDIAIDRTNEVLYIVEYGAGRVTKTDLTGKILGRFGKTGMRQGEFLTPWGLTVNSKDQVIVADTGNRLIVKLIP